One Helianthus annuus cultivar XRQ/B chromosome 12, HanXRQr2.0-SUNRISE, whole genome shotgun sequence genomic region harbors:
- the LOC110892929 gene encoding uncharacterized protein LOC110892929, translating to MDSSTSDHNPHSTNPDEDVDRSIDSISNGFNKQIDLDSDHAEEAHDNDDEDDDDFTFMLIGNDDDEDNYDEKVFENSKIRPVFPLFDQNLLLDGEYHIEEIDRLPVLPPVDKIFIESPRGFPSSKPSEHEDDNDNATGPYCAWSKDTATAAATAELSKKSNSTGFSKLWRLREIVGRSNSDGRDAFVFLKSSDRTTATVAAAAAPATTSSASKPVTGEGTFVKVNVAGGKARVVKQGTKAKKPVSAHEAYMRSKGHTEEERRRSYLPYRPELMGLFTNVHGLSKNVHPY from the coding sequence ATGGATTCATCTACTTCAGATCATAATCCTCACAGTACCAATCCAGATGAAGATGTAGATCGATCGATTGACTCGATTAGCAATGGATTCAACAAGCAAATTGACCTTGATTCGGATCATGCAGAAGAAGCtcatgataatgatgatgaagatgatgatgattttacGTTTATGTTGATAGGTaacgatgatgatgaagataatTACGATGAAAAAGTGTTTGAAAACAGTAAGATCCGGCCGGTTTTTCCGTTATTTGATCAGAATTTGTTGTTAGATGGTGAGTATCATATTGAAGAGATAGACCGGTTACCGGTTCTGCCACCGGTGGATAAGATTTTCATCGAATCGCCACGTGGATTTCCGTCATCTAAACCGTCGGAACACGAGGACGACAACGACAACGCCACCGGACCGTACTGTGCGTGGTCTAAAGACACAGCCACCGCCGCCGCTACGGCGGAGCTGAGTAAAAAGAGTAACTCCACCGGATTCTCGAAGCTCTGGAGATTACGGGAGATAGTTGGCCGGAGTAATAGTGACGGCCGTGATGCGTTTGTGTTTCTCAAAAGTTCTGATAGGACGACGGCGACAGTAGCAGCAGCGGCCGCGCCAGCAACAACCTCTTCGGCGTCGAAACCGGTCACCGGTGAAGGAACTTTTGTTAAAGTGAATGTAGCCGGAGGTAAGGCTAGGGTTGTTAAGCAAGGAACGAAAGCGAAAAAACCGGTATCGGCACACGAGGCTTACATGAGGAGTAAGGGACATACGGAGGAAGAACGCCGGCGGTCGTACCTACCTTACCGGCCGGAGCTGATGGGGTTATTTACTAATGTACATGGTTTAAGCAAGAATGTTCATCCTTATTAA